CCGCCATTTTGCCTGCCGCTATGTGGAGACCCGGGAGTTCAGCGGTTATATCACACTCTACACTATATACGGGCTGAAGGAGCCGCTATGGAAGAGTTACGGCAGGCATACATACCGCATTGCGGACAAGGGATATTCATGGCTGCAGTATTTTCCCAAGGACAGCCACTATATTGTGACGGCCATGTTTGATGAACGGCAAAATATTGTGCAGTGGTACATTGACACCTGCAAGGTCCAGGGCGTGACCGATCAAGGGGTTCCCTGGTTCGACGATCTGTATCTGGATGTTGTAGTGCTGTGGAATGGTGAAGTATTTCTGCTGGATGAGGATGAGCTGGAGGAAGCGCTGGAGCGGGAAGATATCACGGACAGTGA
The sequence above is a segment of the Paenibacillus sp. FSL R7-0204 genome. Coding sequences within it:
- a CDS encoding DUF402 domain-containing protein — translated: MKRKFGDRANWRRITRRHFACRYVETREFSGYITLYTIYGLKEPLWKSYGRHTYRIADKGYSWLQYFPKDSHYIVTAMFDERQNIVQWYIDTCKVQGVTDQGVPWFDDLYLDVVVLWNGEVFLLDEDELEEALEREDITDSDYQLAWSTANAILRAIDAHAFPYFSLSLKHRAELFHHGEFRRK